The DNA region CATGAGTTCCTGAAACGAGTTCAGGAAAAAATTAAAGAAATTTTTATGTCAGTTTTAGTATATACAGAATCAGAACAAGGTACATTTAAAAAAGCGGCTTTCGAAGTGGCTTCGTACGCCAAAGCCGTGGCAGACCAATTAGGAACGTCTGTTACCGCCATTGCCATAAATAACAACGACACTTCGGCTTTAGCCAACTACGGTGTCGATAAAGTTTTAAAAGTAAGTAACGAACAATTAAATAAATTCAACGCTAAAGCCTACGCTGCAGCCATACAACAAGCTGCTGAACAGGAAGGCAGCAAGGTTGTGGTAGTAAGCTCTAGTGCCGATAGCAAATACTTGGCTCCGCTTTTGGCCGTTGGTTTAAATGCCGGTTACGCTTCCAATGTGGTTGCTGCACCTTCAAGCACCAGCCCGTTTACCGTAAAACGTTCGGCGTTTACCAATAAAGCTTTTGAAAACACCCAAATCAATACAGATGTAAAAATTGTTGGTGTTTCAAACAATGCTTTCGGTTTGGTTGAAAATAGTGGTAGCGCTTCCGCGGAAGACTTTTCGCCTGCCATTCCAGAATTGACCGTAAAAGTAGAATCGGTTGATAAAGCCACCGACAAAGTAACCATTGCCGATGCCGAAATCGTGGTTTCTGGCGGAAGAGGCTTAAAAGGTCCAGAAAACTGGGGTTTGATTGAAGAGTTAGCCGATGTATTGGGTGCTGCAACAGCCTGCTCTAAACCCGTTTCCGATTTAGGCTGGAGACCGCACGGCGAGCACGTAGGTCAAACCGGGAAACCCGTAGCCGCGAACCTTTACATTGCCGTTGGTATTTCGGGCGCTATTCAGCATCTGGCTGGTGTAAACGCTTCAAAAGTAAAAGTAGTGATCAACACCGATCCCGAAGCACCGTTTTTTAAAGCCGCCGATTATGGCGTAGTTGGCGATGCCTTTCAAGTGGTTCCAGAACTCACCGAAAAATTAAAAGCCTTTAAAGCGCAACAATAAACCCATATATTGCCAACACAATTAGGTATAAAAACTAACTTTTAGTAGCGACTAAACCAGAAAAGTAAACCTCATTGATTGAGTCATTTATTTTTTTCATAAATTGTATAGTCCTTTTTAACTGCTTAAATTAGCATTTTATACATAATTGTGCTTTAGCACTTGGTAAAGTTCTAATTTAAACGGTTCTTTGCGTTTTGAAAAAAATTATGAGTTTAGTACGATTAAATATAAAAGGCATTTCATACAGCCAAACCCAAAATGGTGCTTATGCCTTAATTTTAAATGAAGTGGATGGCGACCGTAAACTCCCTATAGTTATTGGTGCTTTTGAAGCCCAATCTATAGCTATAGCTTTAGAAAAGGAAATCAGTCCGCCGCGACCATTAACACACGATCTTTTTAAAAATTTTGCCGACCGTTTTGAAATTGTAGTAAAACAGGTGATTATCCACAAGTTGGTTGATGGCGTTTTTTATTCCAGCTTGATTTGCGAGCGCGATAAAATTGAAGAAATTATTGATGCCAGAACCAGCGATGCCATTGCTTTGGCGCTACGTTTTCAGGCGCCTATTTTTACATACAAAAACATTCTCGATAAAGCCGGAATTTACCTAAAGGTAAATCCTAAAAAGGAAGAAGAGGAAAGTACGGAAGACAGCATTTTAATGGACGAAATGGTAGCCAAGGAGTTGGAACCCGAGTCTCCCAAAGAAAGCCTAAGAAGTAAAACTTTAGACGAGCTTCAAAAAATGTTGGATGAAGCCGTCGCACAGGAAGACTACGAAAAGGCGGCCCACATTCGTGATGAAATCTCTAAACGGGAATAACCCTAAAATCTTTTTATGAAAAAATTGTTTTTATTTTTTGCTGTCTGTTTTTTGCTCAATGCGCACATTTCAGCTCAAAATAATAACAACGACACTCTAAACGGTGCTGTACAATCTGTTACGGTGGTTAACACCCCGCAAGATTCGTTAACCGAAGCTGCAATAAATAGCCAACCCACCAAAGTAGCCGAAACTACGCCTGAAAACCTAAGTCAATCAGAAATTATCCCCAGCGCAGGTTTTTCCTTAAACAGCCTATTTCGCGGTATTTTGGGTATGGTGGCCTTAGTATTTTTGGCATTTCTTTTTAGTAGTAACCGCAGGGCTATAAACTGGAAAATTGTTGGGATTGGTTTGGCGTTTCAACTACTTATTGCCATTGGAGTTTTAAAGATTGACTTTATAAAATCGGCTTTTGAATTTATTGGCGGACTCTTCGTTCAGATTTTGGAATTCACCAAAGCTGGAAGCAAATTCCTCTTTGAAGGTTTGGTGGTCGACATGGATACCTTCGGATTTATTTTCGCATTCCAAGTATTACCTACCATTATTTTCTTTTCGGCGTTAACCTCGGTTCTGTTCTATTTAGGTATCATTCAAAAAGTGGTAAAAGCCATGGCTTGGCTACTCTCAAAAGCATTGAAAATTTCTGGAGCCGAAAGTTTAAGCGTTGCCGGAAACATCTTTTTAGGACAAACCGAAGCCCCACTTTTAATCAAAGCATACTTGGAAAAAATGAACAAAAGTGAGATCCTTTTGGTGATGATTGGTGGTATGGCTACGGTTGCCGGCGCCGTTTTGGCGGCTTACATTGGCTTTTTAGGAGGAGACGATATTGCCTTGCGATTGTTTTACGCTAAACACTTATTGGCTGCTTCGGTTATGGCTGCACCGGGCGCCATAGTTATTTCCAAAATTCTATATCCACAAACCGAAAACGTGAATACCGACGTAACCGTTTCGGAAGAAGTAATAGGCTCCAATTTTTTGGATGCCATTGCCAATGGTACTACCGAAGGCTTAAAATTGGCGGTTAACGTAGGTGCTATGCTTTTGGTTTTTGTGGCTTTTATAGCCATGTTTAATGGTATTTTGGGTTGGGTTGGCGATTGGTCGTCTTTAAACATATGGATTGCAACAAACACCTCATACGATAGTTTTTCATTGGAATTTATACTCGGTTACATATTTGCGCCTTTAATGTGGCTTATTGGCGTAGCCCAAGAAGATATGGCACTTATGGGGCAGTTGCTGGGTATTAAATTGGCTGCTAGCGAATTTATTGGTTACATTCAATTGGCCGACTTAAAA from Tamlana crocina includes:
- a CDS encoding electron transfer flavoprotein subunit alpha/FixB family protein — translated: MSVLVYTESEQGTFKKAAFEVASYAKAVADQLGTSVTAIAINNNDTSALANYGVDKVLKVSNEQLNKFNAKAYAAAIQQAAEQEGSKVVVVSSSADSKYLAPLLAVGLNAGYASNVVAAPSSTSPFTVKRSAFTNKAFENTQINTDVKIVGVSNNAFGLVENSGSASAEDFSPAIPELTVKVESVDKATDKVTIADAEIVVSGGRGLKGPENWGLIEELADVLGAATACSKPVSDLGWRPHGEHVGQTGKPVAANLYIAVGISGAIQHLAGVNASKVKVVINTDPEAPFFKAADYGVVGDAFQVVPELTEKLKAFKAQQ
- a CDS encoding bifunctional nuclease domain-containing protein, translated to MSLVRLNIKGISYSQTQNGAYALILNEVDGDRKLPIVIGAFEAQSIAIALEKEISPPRPLTHDLFKNFADRFEIVVKQVIIHKLVDGVFYSSLICERDKIEEIIDARTSDAIALALRFQAPIFTYKNILDKAGIYLKVNPKKEEEESTEDSILMDEMVAKELEPESPKESLRSKTLDELQKMLDEAVAQEDYEKAAHIRDEISKRE
- a CDS encoding nucleoside transporter C-terminal domain-containing protein — encoded protein: MKKLFLFFAVCFLLNAHISAQNNNNDTLNGAVQSVTVVNTPQDSLTEAAINSQPTKVAETTPENLSQSEIIPSAGFSLNSLFRGILGMVALVFLAFLFSSNRRAINWKIVGIGLAFQLLIAIGVLKIDFIKSAFEFIGGLFVQILEFTKAGSKFLFEGLVVDMDTFGFIFAFQVLPTIIFFSALTSVLFYLGIIQKVVKAMAWLLSKALKISGAESLSVAGNIFLGQTEAPLLIKAYLEKMNKSEILLVMIGGMATVAGAVLAAYIGFLGGDDIALRLFYAKHLLAASVMAAPGAIVISKILYPQTENVNTDVTVSEEVIGSNFLDAIANGTTEGLKLAVNVGAMLLVFVAFIAMFNGILGWVGDWSSLNIWIATNTSYDSFSLEFILGYIFAPLMWLIGVAQEDMALMGQLLGIKLAASEFIGYIQLADLKNATSSIHLTYEKSIIMATYMLCGFANFASIGIQIGGIGSLAPGQRKTLSKFGMKALIGGTIASLISATIAGMIIG